In the Mytilus galloprovincialis chromosome 10, xbMytGall1.hap1.1, whole genome shotgun sequence genome, one interval contains:
- the LOC143049989 gene encoding uncharacterized protein LOC143049989 produces the protein MAFLCPSRLGNTNRAKRNRGKEPTHRRRITGSDSVDTIEQVGLDRSEHMYTRSKVDIIQDFSPKAPGEVQVTKGETGRLIHTAKDWLYIEKTNGQTGYVPLSVCRTVKDIDSNTDISCANSVRSSRVSEYSADLSEDNTDIESVVSRNMSPLFQPKPQENSNSGIMNEMDVKPFYKTSHGQYIVLFDFLGLNENDVSVERAELVAVLNIEDPDWSWVRKYDGQEGFVPKTYICPVEPLRKLVRSGGLNKTSGSNTATSQGSKYIQRSGQTRYQNQVSLQNTSTDSFMSSTVSLQSEYDILPKNDSARYGHQNLKEKVPNKADTPISYTPNSHTALTSPNVSSQPKQPDKEPPHYSSLHLKTKKESLIDSVFLEDDNQQDFSDQSLTDVTEIAPSELHSSSHYHRQPLATILSDNSRSSPYFDRRPVGSLEHSDIYAINDINGAKPLLQSQINETTKDQNPSSVNDSKQFILNDVLESKYGQYTDISSSNIANEVSVKLKPGEDVSDSFKNVTEELAMILKRRQQITDGSISDSSRGTKNSRVSARSSVKSESIKTTRYSSNVNIGGQQSSYMVEYVMKYEYKGQAHGQQNIYVQKGEAIYADLNSQNSSEWIWVHIPRTDQYGYIPASYAEKQTTVVL, from the exons ATGGCTTTTCTCTGTCCCAGTCGATTAGGAAATACAAATAGAGCAAAGCGGAACAGAG GGAAAGAACCAACACACCGAAGACGGATAACTGGAAGTGACAGTGTGGACACAATAGAACAAGTTGGGTTAGATAGGTCAGAGCATATGTATACACGTTCAAAGGTCGACATAATACAAGATTTCAGTCCAAAGGCACCAGGTGAGGTACAGGTTACAAAAGGCGAGACTGGTCGACTTATACACACTGCCAAAGACTGGTTGTATattgagaaaaccaacggtcaaacAGGTTATGTACCACTGTCGGTATGCCGTACGGTGAAAGATATAGATTCTAACACAGACATTTCTTGTGCGAATTCAGTTCGCAGCAGTCGTGTATCGGAGTACAGTGCAGACTTGTCGGAAGATAACACTGATATTGAGTCGGTTGTAAGCAGAAACATGTCGCCGTTATTCCAACCCAAACCACAAGAGAATTCTAATAGTGGTATAATGAATGAAATGGATGTTAAACCTTTTTATAAGACCTCGCATGGACAATATATAGTGCTCTTTGATTTTCTCGGACTTAACGAAAACGACGTAAGCGTTGAACGAGCAGAACTAGTTGCCGTTTTAAACATAGAAGACCCTGACTGGTCCTGGGTTAGGAAGTATGATGGACAGGAAGGCTTTGTACCAAAGACGTATATTTGTCCAGTAGAACCTCTCCGTAAACTAG ttCGAAGTGGTGGATTAAATAAAACGTCAGGGTCAAACACTGCTACCAGTCAGGGTTCGAAATATATTCAAAGAAGTGGTCAGACTAGATACCAGAATCAAGTGTCTCTTCAAAATACATCAACGGACAGTTTTATGTCTTCAACTGTTAGTTTACAATCAGAATATGATATCCTACCCAAAAATGACTCAGCAAGATATGGACAccaaaatttaaaggaaaaagtACCCAACAAAGCTGACACTCCAATTTCATACACACCAAACAGTCATACTGCATTAACATCGCCAAACGTTTCTTCACAGCCGAAGCAACCCGATAAAGAACCACCACATTATTCTAGCCTTCACCTGAAAACAAAAAAAGAGTCGCTCATTGATTCAGTATTTCTCGAGGATGACAACCAACAGGACTTTTCAGATCAGTCTCTAACCGATGTTACAGAAATTGCCCCCTCAGAATTACACAGCAGTAGTCACTATCATCGACAACCTCTAGCAACAATCTTATCGGACAATTCAAGGTCTTCACCTTATTTCGACAGACGACCAGTTGGTTCTTTAGAACATTCAGACATTTATGCCATAAATGACATTAACGGCGCAAAACCGCTCCTGCAATCACAGATAAAcgaaaccacaaaggaccaaaacccGAGCTCAGTGAATGATTCAAAGCAGTTTATATTAAATGATGTTTTAGAATCTAAATATGGCCAGTATACGGACATCAGTTCATCTAACATTGCAAACGAAGTCTCGGTTAAACTAAAACCTGGCGAAGATGTATCGGACTCATTTAAAAACGTTACTGAAGAACTTGCCATGATATTAAAAAGGAGACAACAGATAACCGATGGTTCAATTTCTGATTCTTCACGAGGAACAAAAAATTCAAGGGTCTCTGCGAGATCTTCGGTTAAATCTGAAAGCATAAAGACAACACGATATAGTTCTAATGTTAACATAGGAGGGCAGCAAAGTAGCTATATGGTTGAGTATGTAATGAAGTATGAATATAAAGGACAGGCACATGGGCAACAAAATATCTATGTTCAGAAAGGGGAGGCAATTTATGCCGATTTAAATTCTCAAAATAGTTCAGAATGGATTTGGGTACATATACCAAGAACTGATCAGTATGGATACATACCAGCATCGTATGCAGAAAAACAAACAACTGTTGTATTGTAA